The Salinibaculum sp. SYNS191 genome has a window encoding:
- a CDS encoding DsrE/DsrF/DrsH-like family protein, producing the protein MSTDTPGDTDAETPSQPSAEDVAALRERVEELEEELSAVETDADDGQKSMVIIATKGTLDMAYPPLILASTAAAFGWDVTVFHTFWGLEILHEENSKELGLSAVGNPNMGVPNAVAALPGMDRVTTTMMRRRIEDNDVASIEELMDTCRTMDVELQACQMTMDLLDYEEEDFYDGVTAGVGAATALEQMADADVQLLV; encoded by the coding sequence ATGAGCACCGACACGCCAGGCGACACCGACGCGGAGACGCCGTCCCAGCCCAGCGCCGAGGACGTCGCGGCGCTGCGCGAGCGCGTCGAGGAACTGGAGGAGGAGCTGTCGGCCGTCGAGACCGACGCCGACGACGGGCAGAAGTCGATGGTCATCATCGCGACGAAGGGCACGCTCGACATGGCGTACCCGCCGCTCATCCTCGCCTCGACGGCCGCCGCCTTCGGGTGGGACGTGACCGTCTTCCACACCTTCTGGGGGCTGGAGATACTCCACGAGGAGAACTCCAAGGAACTCGGGCTCAGCGCGGTCGGCAACCCCAACATGGGCGTGCCCAACGCCGTCGCGGCGCTCCCGGGGATGGACCGCGTGACGACGACGATGATGCGCCGGCGCATCGAGGACAACGACGTGGCGAGCATCGAGGAACTGATGGACACCTGCCGGACGATGGACGTGGAACTCCAGGCCTGCCAGATGACGATGGACCTGCTGGACTACGAGGAGGAGGACTTCTACGACGGCGTCACCGCCGGCGTGGGTGCCGCCACGGCGCTGGAGCAGATGGCCGACGCCGACGTCCAGTTGCTGGTCTAG
- a CDS encoding sulfurtransferase TusA family protein — MSDAEIQADETLDVKGASCPMPVVKTKQAIDGLAAGEVLEVVATDSGSMSDIDGWASGTAGVELLSQTEREEGGETLYVHHVQAVDE, encoded by the coding sequence ATGTCAGACGCAGAAATCCAGGCCGACGAGACGCTCGACGTGAAAGGTGCTTCCTGCCCGATGCCGGTCGTCAAGACCAAGCAGGCAATCGACGGCCTCGCCGCCGGCGAGGTGCTCGAAGTGGTGGCGACGGACAGCGGCAGTATGAGCGACATCGACGGGTGGGCGTCGGGGACGGCCGGCGTCGAACTCCTGAGCCAGACCGAACGCGAGGAAGGCGGTGAGACACTCTACGTCCACCACGTTCAGGCGGTCGACGAATAA